The following are from one region of the Deltaproteobacteria bacterium genome:
- a CDS encoding AMP-binding protein has translation MSTEPLSFAAPFTVRAQIEARAEHPVAADKVVLMHGDRSWTYRQLRDESVRTAHFLLRRLGRIDDAHPGHVAMVLENHLELLALFGGCAFGGLTLFGVNTGLRGDVLTGVLNQSRSRLLVVDEKFFPEIERVRGDLKHIAAENILVLPTQGGKIPASADLHARIAAEIGGPDKSLDAPGIDVEPERNLMVIYTSGTTGLPKGINNNHLKLCATGFGVSTNMGLGQDDVGYACMPLFHSNAMFVGFMPAFWVGGSMGLRERFSASQFVPDILRYGVTFWNYVGEPVHYVLAAIEKEYGGDEARIATAVTNDPRNKFRYAVGNGAAPPDIDRFMKWMGLDEMFELYGSTEAAISTFRRKGDPRGSVGEITDAAVKILDPGGNECPPAQLGADGKLLNYEQCVGEICRAASDAGLFQGYFDNPKANTDKFRDGVYHSGDLGHVLVRDGQRFLYFDGRTDDWIRKDGENFSAGQVGRIVSEHPDVALAVAYGVPCSVSDELVMAAVKLRDGVAFDPKGFFEWCEAQVNGASMDRKWFPDFVLLVKDFEYTQTQKVLVRNLKKVHFDLNRLAGEAIYWRQRGDTAFRPFARADYEQVRQEFAAREKLELLDR, from the coding sequence GTGAGTACTGAACCCCTCAGCTTCGCCGCCCCGTTCACCGTGCGTGCCCAGATCGAGGCGCGCGCCGAACACCCGGTCGCTGCCGACAAGGTAGTGCTGATGCACGGCGACCGTTCGTGGACCTATCGCCAGCTCCGCGACGAGTCGGTGCGCACCGCGCACTTCCTCCTGCGCCGCCTCGGTCGCATCGATGATGCGCATCCGGGCCACGTTGCCATGGTGTTGGAGAACCACCTCGAACTGCTCGCGCTCTTCGGGGGCTGTGCCTTTGGCGGCCTGACGCTGTTCGGCGTCAACACCGGCTTGCGCGGTGACGTGCTCACCGGCGTGCTCAATCAGTCCCGTTCACGCTTGCTGGTGGTCGACGAGAAATTCTTCCCCGAGATAGAGCGCGTGCGCGGCGATCTGAAGCACATTGCAGCGGAGAACATCCTCGTCTTGCCGACGCAGGGCGGGAAGATTCCAGCGAGCGCGGATTTGCACGCCCGCATAGCGGCGGAGATCGGCGGCCCCGACAAGTCACTCGATGCGCCGGGCATCGATGTCGAGCCCGAGCGCAATCTCATGGTGATCTACACCTCGGGCACGACCGGCCTACCCAAAGGCATCAACAACAATCATCTCAAGCTGTGCGCAACCGGCTTTGGAGTGTCCACGAACATGGGCCTGGGGCAGGACGACGTTGGCTACGCCTGCATGCCGCTGTTTCACTCGAACGCGATGTTCGTCGGCTTCATGCCGGCGTTCTGGGTTGGCGGAAGCATGGGCTTGCGCGAGCGCTTCAGCGCCAGTCAGTTCGTTCCCGACATCCTGCGCTACGGCGTCACCTTCTGGAACTACGTCGGCGAGCCGGTGCACTACGTGCTCGCCGCGATCGAGAAGGAGTATGGCGGTGACGAGGCGCGCATTGCGACCGCGGTTACTAACGACCCGCGCAACAAGTTCCGCTACGCCGTCGGCAACGGCGCGGCACCGCCCGACATCGACCGCTTCATGAAGTGGATGGGGCTGGACGAAATGTTCGAGCTGTACGGCTCGACCGAGGCGGCGATCAGCACCTTCCGCCGCAAGGGAGATCCGCGCGGCAGCGTTGGCGAGATCACCGACGCCGCCGTCAAGATCCTCGATCCGGGCGGCAACGAATGCCCGCCCGCGCAACTCGGCGCTGACGGCAAGCTGCTCAACTACGAGCAATGTGTCGGCGAGATCTGTCGCGCCGCATCCGACGCCGGTCTGTTCCAAGGATACTTCGACAACCCCAAGGCCAACACCGACAAGTTCCGCGACGGCGTCTACCACTCGGGGGATCTCGGCCACGTCTTGGTGCGCGACGGGCAACGCTTCCTGTACTTCGATGGCCGCACCGACGATTGGATCCGCAAGGACGGAGAGAACTTCTCCGCTGGTCAGGTCGGCCGCATTGTTTCCGAACATCCCGATGTCGCGCTCGCCGTTGCCTACGGCGTCCCGTGTTCGGTCTCAGACGAGTTGGTGATGGCGGCGGTGAAGCTACGCGACGGCGTGGCGTTCGATCCGAAGGGCTTCTTCGAATGGTGCGAGGCGCAAGTGAACGGTGCCAGCATGGACCGCAAGTGGTTTCCCGACTTCGTCCTGTTGGTTAAAGACTTCGAGTACACGCAGACGCAGAAGGTACTGGTGCGCAATCTCAAGAAGGTCCACTTCGATCTCAACCGGCTGGCTGGCGAAGCGATCTACTGGCGCCAGCGCGGCGACACCGCGTTTCGGCCGTTCGCCCGCGCCGACTACGAGCAGGTACGTCAGGAGTTCGCGGCGCGTGAGAAGCTGGAACTGCTCGATCGCTGA